A section of the Acanthochromis polyacanthus isolate Apoly-LR-REF ecotype Palm Island chromosome 13, KAUST_Apoly_ChrSc, whole genome shotgun sequence genome encodes:
- the LOC127536763 gene encoding uncharacterized protein LOC127536763 has translation MPESRLSFGFLSIPGASASEIRTEVLHAAVPRAPDAVCVMAPGNNLTSTTVEKAGVDFANLLTTCGNRWSKVYVVDFPPRLVVDVQHQDLLRQEYRRVAARMGVKFYNAAEHFPLSDLVLWSKDGVHLSDCEGMGILVQLFWSAASEQLLTPLPSPRISPQPPVRKATVRERSPAPPSPKPVNGGILVRAARRAILGNLPGPEVHQSPGWLNSRWRRASFH, from the exons ATGCCAGAGTCTCGGCTGAGCTTTGGCTTCCTGTCGATCCCGGGGGCGTCTGCTTCTGAAATTCGCACTGAGGTTCTGCATGCTGCAGTTCCTCGTGCACCTGATGCCGTCTGCGTCATGGCCCCCGGCAACAACCTGACCAGCACCACTGTTGAGAAGGCCGGTGTGGATTTTGCCAATCTCCTCACCACTTGTGGCAATCGCTGGTCCAAGGTTTATGTGGTCGACTTTCCTCCCCGCCTGGTCGTTGACGTCCAACACCAGGACCTGCTTCGGCAGGAATATAGACGTGTGGCTGCTCGTATGG GTGTAAAGTTCTACAACGCTGCAGAGCACTTCCCCCTGAGTGATTTGGTGCTGTGGAGCAAGGATGGT GTCCATCTGAGTGATTGTGAGGGGATGGGGATCCTCGTCCAGTTGTTCTGGTCTGCTGCCAGCGAGCAACTGCTGACACCACTTCCTTCGCCCCGGATCTCTCCTCAGCCTCCAGTTCGGAAAGCtacagtgagagagagatccCCTGCTCCACCCAGCCCAAAACCCGTGAACGGAGGAATATTGGTCAGGGCGGCAAG acGAGCCATCCTCGGGAACCTCCCCGGTCCAGAGGTTCACCAAAGCCCAGGATGGCTCAACAGCAG gtggaggagagcttcCTTCCACTGA
- the LOC127536810 gene encoding integrator complex subunit 8-like, which translates to MERRRMNYGRMSAEAADRVAAVTSGRPSTPLQTSWFEFLLDGSLLEKHLQKSNADPTPVQLIAQFLEQASKLSVNEQNQVQPPADNRRNRTLKLLALKVAAHMKWDLDSLEKGLTIPVLNMLLNELLCVSKVPPGVKHVDLDLSTLPPTTAMAVIIYNRWAIRTIVLSSFPEKQTKPGPHQINMLNIVQQEKEMTENILTVLKEQATDSITVLEGALQLKKDFYVHTLRTLDLLAADAAANGETESSTAGLRISADDLRCQVHYDLGGIFFQQGCTDQPTYEKARDHFRQTKELLKKLDSTVHVHLDEKRLAGYWNACRALTGDCDPCDPQTTPYDQINSLIQAHNHQAVMEAFIKDNVSRSLPNHFRRSVLREFLYKVQQGESGLDEVCHQLCVCNAVRDALEGEILSIRFQQLLLKPSKRIVDFILEVVYDKGEIYSFSKHGRFCHEIKMNYSPYTNYFTRVFWNRSYHVYKVNSVISFQY; encoded by the exons ATGGAGAGGCGCAGAATGAATTAT GGAAGGATGAGTGCTGAAGCAGCCGACCGGGTGGCTGCTGTGACCAGCGGTCGGCCCAGTACGCCTCTGCAGACGTCCTGGTTTGAGTTCCTCTTGGACGGCAGCCTGCTGGAGAAACACCTGCAGAAATCAAATGCAG ACCCGACTCCGGTGCAGCTGATCGCCCAGTTCCTGGAGCAGGCGTCCAAACTGTCGGTGAACGAGCAGAATCAGGTTCAGCCTCCAGCAGACAACCGCAGGAACCGAACCCTGAAGCTGCTGGCGCTGAAGGTCGCCGCACACATGAAGTGGGACCTGGATTCACTGGAGAAAGG ACTGACCATCCCAGTGTTGAACATGCTGCTgaatgagctgctgtgtgtcagcAAAGTGCCTCCAGGTGTGAAACATGTGGATCTGGATCTGTCCACTCTGCCTCCGACCACCGCCATGGCAGTGATCATCTACAACCGCTG ggcCATCAGAACCATCGTGCTGAGCAGCTTTCCagagaaacaaaccaaaccaggaCCTCAtcagataaacat GTTAAATATCGTGCAGCAggagaaagaaatgacagaaaacatcctGACTGTG CTGAAGGAGCAGGCGACCGACTCCATCACCGTCCTGGAAGGAGCTCTGCAGCTGAAGAAGGACTTCTACGTCCACACTCTGAGGACTCTGGACCTGCTGGCCGCTGACGCTGCCGCTAACGGAGAAACCGAATCCTCCACAGCCGGGCTTCGAATCAGCGCCGATGACCTGCGCTGTCAG GTGCATTATGATCTGGGAGGTATTTTCTTCCAACAAGGCTGCACCGACCAGCCAACCTATGAGAAGGCCAGAGATCACTTCAGACAGACCAAGGAGCTCTTGAAGAAG CTGGACTCGACCGTCCACGTCCACCTGGACGAGAAGCGTCTGGCCGGTTACTGGAACGCCTGCAGAGCTCTGACCGGAGACTGTGACCCCTGCGACCCCCAGACGACCCCCTACGACCAGATCAACAGCCTGATCCAAGCCCACAACCACCAG GCCGTCATGGAAGCCTTCATCAAAGACAACGTGTCCCGCAGTTTACCGAACCACTTCAGACGCTCGGTTCTCAGAGAGTTCTTGTACAAAGTCCAGCAGGG ggAGTCCGGTCTGGATGAAGTTTGTCATCAACTTTGTGTCTGTAACGCCGTGAGAGACGCTCTGGAAGGAGAAATCCTCAGCATTCgtttccagcagctgctcctcaAGCCTAGTAAACGGATCGTGGACTTCATCTTAGAG gTGGTCTACGATAAAGGAGAGATCTACTCGTTCTCCAAGCACGGACGTTTTTGCCACGAGATAAAGATGAACTACTCTCCGTACACGAACTACTTCACCCGAGTCTTCTGGAATCGCTCGTATCACGTCTACAAAGTGAACTCCGTCATCTCCTTCCAGTACTGA